A window of the Sneathiella sp. P13V-1 genome harbors these coding sequences:
- a CDS encoding PAS-domain containing protein, which produces MTLLVVASDFIASSVIYLVLGVFLGIIVFLTIDRSSFYSGSKQFLEVLAPTLNSLNEGILVFDNKDHLTYINDTFYKLSPMMSGLIKVGMTREEVVNLYVSRIEDEDSLRRLQENYAASKNNPIDRNEGTVVKLPTGRFMSYTQKKTPSGGLFLFIRDITEDVAKRETLQFQSELLDIVYENLPLGICILDKENNIISWNRSLQDITGLQNDEIYKGKPYHLHLLEAFDRFSESASTPEEFADSVLAAFESKFPTRAERVLKNGKIVEIYRATLDDGRKICTITDVTLQRTTDKILKDSEKRYREMVEHSPEAIFVHKNSIVIYANDAAVKLLEAKDLHDVIGTKIDRYFAHEDLEKLQHHLYQDEDLDTDTDYPAETGRIILNSGDLVDVEVDSTSLLYGKKPVLQVIVRNISAQKKTQELLKQAKEEAEYAAQLKSTFLANMSHELRTPLNAVIGFSEIIRGQIFGKIGSPKYVEYADDIHASGLHLLDLINDILDLSKVDAGGMDLLEEKIDVSEIIKVCMRIAEPQRAKSGVYLEFEEPDTHPKIHADKKMLKQVLLNLLSNAFKFTPQEGKVSINVKSGTDGSLTITVSDEGIGIKKNDIEKALTAFVQIDGELGRKYQGTGLGLPLSKRLMELHGGTLDLKSSFGNGTTVYLSFPAERVLTKAA; this is translated from the coding sequence GTGACACTTTTGGTCGTTGCTTCAGATTTCATTGCATCTTCAGTGATCTATCTGGTTCTTGGAGTTTTCCTTGGAATTATTGTATTTCTGACCATAGATAGGAGCAGCTTTTACTCAGGATCCAAGCAGTTTTTGGAAGTTCTTGCCCCTACGTTGAACTCACTTAACGAAGGCATTTTGGTTTTCGATAACAAAGACCACCTGACTTACATCAACGACACTTTTTACAAACTCTCTCCCATGATGTCGGGTCTAATCAAAGTCGGCATGACTAGAGAGGAAGTCGTCAATCTGTATGTAAGCAGAATTGAGGATGAAGATAGCTTAAGGCGCCTTCAGGAGAACTATGCAGCTTCCAAAAACAATCCAATAGATCGGAATGAGGGGACTGTTGTCAAACTTCCCACTGGCCGCTTTATGTCTTACACGCAGAAAAAAACACCTTCGGGCGGTTTATTTCTTTTTATTCGTGACATAACTGAAGATGTTGCAAAAAGGGAGACACTTCAATTCCAGAGTGAACTTCTGGATATTGTCTATGAGAACCTGCCATTGGGTATTTGTATTCTGGACAAGGAAAACAATATCATCAGCTGGAACAGATCCCTTCAGGATATCACAGGCTTACAAAATGATGAAATATATAAGGGAAAACCCTATCACCTACACCTTCTTGAGGCATTTGACAGATTTTCAGAAAGCGCATCCACCCCTGAAGAGTTTGCAGACAGTGTTTTAGCAGCTTTTGAATCAAAATTTCCGACCAGAGCAGAAAGAGTTTTGAAGAATGGAAAAATAGTAGAAATTTATCGTGCGACCCTGGACGATGGGCGTAAAATCTGCACCATCACAGATGTAACACTGCAACGCACAACTGATAAAATCCTGAAAGATAGCGAAAAACGCTATCGCGAGATGGTGGAACATTCACCAGAAGCTATTTTCGTTCATAAAAACAGCATCGTCATATACGCCAATGACGCAGCGGTAAAATTACTCGAAGCCAAAGATCTTCATGATGTAATTGGGACAAAGATAGATCGTTATTTTGCGCACGAAGATCTGGAAAAACTGCAGCATCATCTTTATCAGGACGAAGATCTTGATACCGATACGGATTATCCAGCTGAAACAGGTCGTATCATCCTCAATAGCGGAGATCTGGTAGATGTTGAGGTTGATTCAACTTCACTTCTCTACGGAAAAAAGCCTGTCTTACAAGTGATTGTCCGTAATATTTCTGCGCAAAAGAAAACCCAGGAGCTCCTTAAACAAGCGAAAGAAGAAGCGGAGTATGCTGCTCAGCTAAAATCAACCTTCCTCGCTAATATGAGCCATGAGCTCAGAACCCCACTTAACGCTGTTATTGGATTTTCTGAGATTATCAGGGGACAGATTTTCGGGAAGATTGGATCCCCGAAATATGTCGAATATGCTGATGACATCCACGCCAGCGGGCTGCATCTTCTTGATCTTATCAACGACATTCTGGATCTTTCCAAGGTAGATGCTGGCGGCATGGACTTGCTTGAAGAGAAAATTGATGTCTCTGAAATTATTAAAGTCTGTATGAGGATCGCCGAGCCACAAAGGGCGAAATCAGGTGTCTATCTCGAATTCGAGGAACCGGATACTCACCCTAAAATTCATGCAGACAAGAAGATGCTCAAACAGGTTCTTCTAAACCTGCTCTCTAACGCCTTCAAATTCACCCCACAAGAAGGAAAAGTAAGTATCAACGTGAAATCAGGTACAGATGGCAGCTTAACAATTACGGTAAGTGATGAAGGGATCGGTATCAAAAAGAATGATATTGAAAAAGCTCTCACTGCATTTGTGCAGATCGATGGGGAACTCGGACGTAAATATCAAGGTACCGGATTGGGGCTCCCTCTTTCCAAACGTCTGATGGAGTTGCATGGGGGCACTCTTGACCTGAAAAGTTCCTTTGGCAATGGAACAACTGTGTATCTTTCCTTCCCGGCGGAGCGGGTTTTGACCAAGGCTGCTTGA
- a CDS encoding succinate dehydrogenase assembly factor 2, which yields MTEDITIRRKRLLHRSRYTGMKETDLMLGRFANKYLKKFDDEELDIYEKLLKAGDPSIYAWAVGREEIPDEYNTSVMEKLKNFAIYEHDPAHVEDND from the coding sequence ATGACTGAAGATATTACAATTCGCCGTAAACGTCTGTTGCATCGTTCCCGTTATACAGGAATGAAAGAAACCGATTTGATGCTTGGCCGTTTCGCCAACAAATATCTGAAGAAATTTGACGATGAAGAATTGGATATCTACGAAAAATTGCTGAAGGCAGGTGATCCAAGCATTTATGCCTGGGCAGTTGGCCGCGAAGAAATTCCAGATGAATACAACACGTCAGTCATGGAAAAGCTCAAAAACTTTGCTATCTACGAACACGATCCCGCCCACGTAGAAGATAATGACTAA
- a CDS encoding DUF502 domain-containing protein, with the protein MKHKNQQPEHPEEDGELKPLLVEPAPKVGLLHRLRNYFLTGIVVTAPIAITIYLTYIFVDFVDANVTPLIPARYNPETYLPFGVPGMGVLVAVIALILIGFLTANFLGRSFLKFGERIVGRMPVVRSIYNALKQIMETVLAQSGTSFREVVLVEYPRRGIWAIAFVTSEAEGDVADMDEDAMISVFLPTTPNPTSGFLLFVPKHDLKFMNMTVEEGVKLVISAGMIWPKDGENEDEEKSSS; encoded by the coding sequence ATGAAACATAAAAATCAGCAGCCTGAACATCCGGAAGAAGATGGTGAACTCAAGCCACTTCTAGTGGAGCCTGCCCCAAAAGTAGGCCTATTGCATCGGCTCAGGAACTATTTTCTGACGGGTATTGTAGTGACTGCGCCGATCGCAATTACAATTTACCTGACCTACATTTTTGTTGATTTTGTTGATGCCAACGTAACGCCTCTTATTCCCGCGCGGTACAATCCAGAAACATACCTTCCATTTGGTGTGCCTGGCATGGGTGTTCTTGTTGCTGTTATTGCCCTTATTCTTATAGGTTTCCTCACGGCCAACTTCCTTGGTCGATCTTTCCTAAAATTTGGAGAGAGAATTGTTGGAAGGATGCCGGTTGTAAGATCCATTTACAATGCCCTGAAACAGATCATGGAAACAGTATTGGCGCAATCCGGTACGTCATTCCGTGAAGTTGTTTTAGTTGAATATCCGCGCCGCGGCATCTGGGCCATTGCCTTCGTCACAAGTGAAGCGGAAGGTGACGTAGCAGACATGGATGAGGATGCGATGATCAGCGTGTTTCTACCGACAACGCCGAACCCCACATCAGGATTTCTGCTTTTCGTTCCAAAACATGACCTGAAGTTTATGAATATGACGGTGGAAGAGGGGGTTAAGCTCGTTATTTCGGCGGGCATGATTTGGCCTAAAGACGGTGAAAATGAGGATGAAGAGAAATCCTCATCTTAA
- a CDS encoding DsbA family oxidoreductase gives MKIDIISDTVCPWCLIGKRKVEKAMQERPDLTFEVNWHPFQLHPDMPKEGADRKEFTAKKFGSVERARELYQHVENAGKTVGLDFQFKKIARSPNTLDSHRLILWANSAGKQDEMVEILFRKFFMDGQDLGDHQTLIDAAEEAGMDTTIVADLLKSDRDLDRVQAEEGQARQIGVQGVPFFIIDDKYALSGAQDPEAFLHVFKKIEEEAAAPSPSE, from the coding sequence ATGAAAATCGATATTATCTCAGATACCGTTTGCCCTTGGTGCCTCATCGGCAAACGAAAAGTGGAAAAGGCTATGCAAGAGCGGCCGGATCTCACTTTCGAAGTGAACTGGCATCCCTTCCAGTTGCATCCTGACATGCCAAAAGAAGGTGCCGATCGCAAAGAATTTACGGCCAAAAAATTTGGATCTGTTGAAAGGGCCCGAGAACTTTATCAGCATGTGGAAAATGCGGGTAAAACAGTTGGTCTTGATTTCCAGTTCAAGAAAATCGCCCGCTCGCCGAACACATTGGATTCCCATCGTCTGATCCTGTGGGCCAATAGCGCTGGCAAGCAGGATGAAATGGTCGAAATTCTGTTCCGTAAATTCTTTATGGACGGTCAGGACCTAGGTGATCATCAGACACTGATTGATGCCGCAGAAGAAGCCGGTATGGATACAACGATTGTTGCTGACTTGCTTAAATCTGACCGCGATTTGGATCGTGTTCAGGCAGAAGAAGGTCAAGCCCGTCAAATCGGTGTTCAAGGTGTTCCCTTCTTCATCATTGACGATAAATATGCGCTTTCAGGGGCGCAAGATCCGGAAGCCTTCTTGCATGTCTTCAAGAAGATCGAGGAAGAAGCCGCGGCCCCTTCCCCATCTGAATAA
- a CDS encoding diguanylate cyclase domain-containing protein codes for MAVSANILLISEEPNDFILTSLQDMDFGVVQKTTTEIQQAPQVAEGADIVVLHLPQADKAGQAIADDLVEQNKALLIIGANHRPSEIQSISIDFCDLEFKRRLYSLHRVNIMSQEYERRSETTELYGLKSELAEAEETSLDKRNVLILGNDSTMLGDTLLHLENKTNVRVSPSPDGTIDLLRERRFDALIVFGAGQGDVHFRLCTDIRADSRLYNLPIIFLLDNRNDRKAAYIHGASDIVIYPDELDQLAARLSLHTSRTDYRFQLQQLFRTSKPLAVMDGLTELYSYGFVQSHLGRLIENYHQTNRHLTFAVITLKNLEEINSKYGYHAGDQILRQMGNILSFLVRGEDFCGRYSGDKFIIALPSTSIEDAGIALNRIFGVTNNTEYSVHGSEEPVFADIHMGCAQLQEGETLKEVEKRAKKDRFNG; via the coding sequence ATGGCTGTTTCTGCAAATATTCTGCTCATTTCCGAAGAACCTAACGATTTCATTCTGACATCATTGCAAGATATGGATTTTGGGGTTGTCCAGAAAACGACCACTGAAATTCAACAAGCACCGCAAGTGGCCGAAGGCGCTGATATCGTAGTTCTGCATTTGCCGCAAGCAGATAAAGCCGGGCAGGCCATTGCTGATGATTTGGTGGAACAGAATAAAGCCCTGCTCATTATAGGAGCGAACCACCGCCCATCAGAAATACAATCAATTTCCATAGATTTCTGTGATCTTGAGTTTAAACGCCGCCTCTACTCCCTACACCGCGTCAACATCATGTCGCAGGAATATGAACGCCGATCTGAGACAACAGAGCTCTATGGCCTTAAAAGCGAGCTGGCTGAAGCAGAGGAGACATCACTGGATAAACGTAATGTTCTCATTCTTGGAAATGACAGCACGATGCTAGGTGATACGTTGCTGCACCTTGAGAACAAAACAAATGTGCGGGTTAGCCCCTCCCCTGATGGGACGATTGATTTGCTCCGCGAAAGAAGATTTGATGCGTTGATCGTTTTTGGCGCTGGACAAGGTGATGTTCATTTCCGCCTTTGCACAGACATTCGTGCGGATAGTAGGCTCTACAACCTGCCGATTATCTTCCTGCTGGATAATCGGAATGACCGTAAAGCGGCGTATATTCACGGGGCGTCAGATATAGTTATTTATCCCGATGAACTTGATCAACTAGCTGCCCGCTTAAGTTTGCATACAAGCCGTACAGATTATCGTTTCCAATTGCAGCAGTTATTCCGCACCTCCAAACCGCTTGCCGTGATGGACGGCCTTACAGAGTTGTATTCTTATGGGTTTGTACAAAGCCATTTGGGGCGTCTGATAGAAAACTACCATCAAACGAACCGGCATCTCACATTCGCCGTTATCACGCTGAAAAACCTGGAAGAAATTAACAGCAAATATGGCTATCACGCGGGCGACCAGATCCTTCGCCAAATGGGTAATATCTTGTCTTTTCTGGTGCGTGGTGAAGATTTCTGCGGGCGTTATTCAGGTGATAAATTCATCATCGCGCTGCCCAGTACCAGTATCGAGGATGCAGGTATCGCGCTGAACCGTATCTTTGGAGTCACCAACAACACGGAATATTCGGTTCATGGATCAGAGGAGCCAGTATTCGCTGACATTCATATGGGCTGCGCTCAGCTTCAAGAAGGTGAAACACTGAAAGAAGTAGAAAAACGCGCCAAAAAGGACCGTTTTAACGGATAA
- the recG gene encoding ATP-dependent DNA helicase RecG, whose translation MRPEVLFPLFRPINTLKGIGPRLAALIEKLAGPHVVDVLFHLPSGAIMREEIETLTPQHLTRQIIIKTQVIKHHPSRSRRVPYKISCLSGDEKLTLTFFNGREDYLRRALPEREERIISGKLEQFSGSYQITHPDHISRINETADIKRCEPVYPLTAGVTSKTFHKALIQALEDLPHLSEWTDPHLIGRQNWPKWREALQASHNPNTISDLEPENLVRQRLAYDELLSNQVALELVRRSMRRRKGRRFEGKDGLITQIENALPYSLTHAQQSALSEIFADMHSDNRMLRLLQGDVGSGKTAVALMALAKCVQSGAQGAMMAPTEILARQHIESIKPFIDAAGLNVALLTGRLKGKKREALLEEIANGNIHIIVGTHALFQDDVIYHDLGLAIIDEQHRFGVHQRLSLSAKGRPDKGGVDILVMTATPIPRTLALTAYGDMDVSIIGEKPPGRKPVTTRAIDIARLDDLANSLSRKLADGERIYWVCPLVEESEVIDLAAAEDRYEYLNRLYPGHVGLVHGKMKADEKDAAMQNFKEGVTKILVATTVIEVGVDVPEATVMVIEHSERFGLAQLHQLRGRVGRGGLEGSCLLLYTGPLGETQKARIKIMRETEDGFRIAEEDLRLRGAGEFLGTRQSGMPVFKLADLAHHSKLLNVARDDARAFLEQDPELNSERGQAIRTLLYLFERDSAIRYLSSG comes from the coding sequence ATGCGACCAGAAGTTCTCTTCCCATTATTTCGCCCAATAAATACCTTAAAAGGTATTGGGCCACGCCTCGCCGCGCTAATTGAAAAATTGGCGGGACCTCATGTGGTGGATGTTCTCTTTCATCTGCCGTCAGGCGCGATTATGCGAGAAGAGATAGAAACTTTAACCCCACAGCATCTGACGCGACAAATTATCATCAAAACGCAGGTTATTAAGCATCATCCGTCTCGAAGTCGCCGTGTCCCCTACAAAATAAGCTGTTTAAGCGGTGATGAGAAACTGACACTGACTTTCTTTAATGGCCGCGAAGACTATTTACGCCGCGCCCTTCCTGAGAGAGAAGAGAGAATTATTTCCGGTAAACTCGAGCAGTTTTCAGGAAGTTACCAAATCACGCATCCGGACCATATCTCCCGTATCAACGAAACAGCAGATATCAAGAGATGTGAACCTGTCTACCCTTTGACGGCCGGTGTCACCAGCAAAACGTTTCATAAAGCGCTCATTCAAGCGCTGGAAGACCTTCCGCATCTTTCTGAATGGACAGACCCTCATCTGATAGGGCGCCAAAATTGGCCCAAGTGGAGGGAGGCGCTTCAAGCCTCCCATAATCCAAATACCATATCCGACCTTGAGCCTGAAAATCTAGTACGGCAGCGTCTGGCCTATGATGAGCTTCTATCGAACCAGGTGGCGCTGGAGCTTGTTCGCCGCAGTATGAGACGGCGCAAAGGTAGACGCTTCGAAGGCAAAGACGGTCTTATCACACAGATTGAAAACGCGCTTCCCTATTCTCTTACCCATGCGCAACAATCCGCCCTGTCAGAGATCTTCGCTGACATGCATAGCGACAATAGAATGCTCCGACTTCTACAAGGTGACGTGGGAAGCGGTAAAACCGCTGTTGCGTTGATGGCGTTGGCGAAATGTGTTCAGTCAGGTGCGCAAGGTGCCATGATGGCACCAACTGAAATTCTGGCGCGACAGCATATTGAAAGCATTAAACCTTTTATAGATGCAGCTGGCCTTAATGTGGCGCTGTTGACCGGGCGTCTAAAAGGCAAGAAACGCGAGGCACTTCTTGAAGAGATCGCAAATGGCAATATTCACATTATCGTTGGAACACATGCTTTGTTTCAAGATGATGTGATTTATCATGATCTTGGCCTCGCCATTATTGATGAACAGCATCGCTTTGGCGTTCATCAGAGACTGTCCTTAAGCGCAAAAGGTCGCCCCGATAAAGGCGGTGTAGATATCCTTGTAATGACCGCAACGCCTATCCCCCGAACTCTGGCTTTAACAGCTTATGGGGATATGGACGTTTCCATCATAGGGGAAAAACCTCCAGGGAGAAAACCTGTCACCACGCGGGCCATTGATATAGCGCGCCTTGATGACCTTGCTAATAGCCTTTCCAGAAAGCTGGCAGATGGGGAACGTATTTACTGGGTTTGTCCATTGGTCGAGGAAAGCGAGGTTATCGACCTTGCTGCTGCTGAGGACCGATATGAATATCTAAATCGTCTCTACCCCGGTCACGTTGGTTTGGTGCATGGCAAAATGAAAGCCGATGAAAAAGACGCAGCCATGCAGAACTTCAAAGAAGGTGTCACCAAAATCCTCGTGGCGACGACCGTTATTGAAGTTGGTGTGGATGTTCCGGAAGCTACAGTTATGGTGATCGAACATTCCGAACGTTTTGGCCTCGCACAACTTCATCAGCTTCGAGGACGTGTAGGCCGCGGTGGTTTGGAAGGATCCTGTCTGCTTTTATACACAGGACCGCTTGGAGAAACACAGAAAGCACGCATTAAAATCATGCGGGAAACGGAAGATGGTTTCAGAATTGCCGAAGAGGATCTACGCCTTCGTGGCGCTGGAGAGTTTCTGGGCACACGACAAAGCGGCATGCCGGTCTTTAAACTGGCTGATCTTGCTCATCACAGTAAGCTATTGAATGTTGCAAGAGATGATGCCCGCGCATTTTTGGAGCAAGACCCTGAACTCAACTCGGAGCGAGGGCAAGCAATCCGCACCCTGCTCTACTTATTTGAAAGAGACAGCGCCATCAGGTATCTCTCTTCAGGTTGA
- the mfd gene encoding transcription-repair coupling factor codes for MTNALMTGLIDRLVASEKQVATLTLEAVPEGYDAYILSQYAAKTSQDILYILREDLRMATTEAALKFFDPELEVITFPAWDCLPYDRVSPNPEIVAERMSALVKLCTPSKTPRVILTTVNAALQRVPSSKMVSKASYPVKVGDHINLKRLTDFFVANGFSRIGTVMEPGEFAIRGGIIDVFPPGTDRPVRIDLFGNQIDGMRYFDPISQRSDEKLTAIDFIAASEFLMDDDSVSRFRSGYREHFGSVTSLDPLYEAVSEKRKHAGMEHWLPLFHNEMVRVSDLVPNATIFTDYLFGESLEARLDTIQDYYESRKAVEGDKHSDYHPLEPKALYLDLEEWNDLTAARTLCHISPFRSGATGDNILDADGRQGREFSVERKQQDSNIYDHVRKHVVATMQGKRQVILAHFSEGSLARNKTVLADHGIAPVQEITDFKEIGSGKGSKPVGLTVLPIEHGFEAPDFVILSEQDILGDRLARPKRAARKGSEFIAEASQLGEGDYVVHVEHGIGQYTGLQTIDISGAPHDCVALHYAGGDKIYLPVENIEMLSRYGGADSAAVLDKLGGSGWQARKAKLKKKVMEMADQLIAIAAARELRKGERLTPPVGAYAEFCAAFPFDETEDQLRAIGDVISDLSSGKPMDRLVCGDVGFGKTEVALRAAFIAALSGKQVAIVTPTTLLARQHYRTFSERFTGLPVNVAQLSRMVTAKEANVTKAGLASGQVDIVVGTHALLGKSVNIKNLGLVIVDEEQHFGVAHKERLKEMRSDLHVLTLTATPIPRTLQLAMTGIRDLSIIATPPVDRLAVRTFVLPFDPVVIREALMREHYRGGQSFFVCPRLKDLDEVGQYLREQVPEVKFVTAHGQMSAKDLDDVMNAFYDGQYDVLVATNIVESGLDIPRANTLVTYRADMFGLAQLYQIRGRIGRSKTRAYAYLTMPPRKKPTEAAEKRLRVLQSLDTLGAGFTLASHDLDIRGAGNLLGQEQSGHVKEVGFELYQEMLEEAVANARASDFEDGAEAEDKWSPTINIGTSVLIPDKYVADLSLRMELYRRVAALDTRAEIDGFAVELVDRFGPMPDEVEHLIKVMTIKQYCRQANIEKIEAGPKGAVLTFRNNDFANPGGLVEFISRQPGSAKLRGDHKLVYTRSWNHAEDRLSGVTVLAENLSRIASA; via the coding sequence ATGACTAATGCCTTGATGACCGGTCTGATTGACAGGCTGGTCGCTTCTGAAAAACAGGTCGCCACTCTCACTCTGGAAGCCGTTCCGGAGGGATATGACGCGTATATCCTGTCGCAATATGCGGCAAAGACCTCTCAGGATATCTTGTATATCCTGCGTGAAGACTTGCGCATGGCCACAACGGAAGCTGCCTTAAAGTTCTTTGATCCTGAACTTGAAGTTATCACATTTCCTGCATGGGATTGTCTGCCTTATGACCGGGTATCACCAAACCCCGAAATCGTTGCAGAACGGATGAGTGCACTTGTTAAACTTTGCACGCCTTCAAAAACACCTCGGGTTATTCTAACGACTGTAAATGCGGCCCTGCAGCGGGTCCCGTCTTCCAAGATGGTATCTAAGGCTAGTTATCCGGTCAAAGTTGGCGACCACATTAACCTGAAACGCCTCACAGATTTCTTTGTTGCCAATGGATTTAGCCGCATCGGTACCGTCATGGAGCCTGGCGAGTTTGCGATCCGCGGCGGCATTATTGATGTTTTTCCACCGGGCACAGACCGTCCGGTTCGAATTGACCTGTTTGGTAATCAGATTGACGGAATGCGGTATTTTGATCCTATTTCCCAGCGTTCAGATGAAAAGCTAACGGCGATAGATTTCATCGCAGCTTCAGAGTTTTTGATGGATGATGATTCCGTGAGCCGTTTCAGAAGCGGATATCGGGAACATTTTGGATCTGTGACATCACTGGATCCACTTTACGAAGCGGTCAGTGAAAAGCGTAAACATGCAGGAATGGAGCATTGGCTGCCACTTTTCCACAATGAAATGGTGCGCGTATCTGATCTCGTGCCAAATGCCACGATTTTCACCGATTATTTGTTTGGTGAATCTTTGGAAGCGCGTCTTGATACCATTCAAGATTATTATGAAAGCCGAAAAGCAGTAGAAGGCGACAAGCATTCTGATTATCACCCACTTGAGCCAAAGGCTTTGTATCTGGACCTAGAAGAATGGAACGATCTGACAGCTGCCAGAACTTTGTGTCATATTTCCCCGTTCCGTAGCGGTGCAACGGGTGACAACATTCTGGATGCTGATGGCCGTCAGGGGCGGGAGTTTTCGGTCGAACGGAAACAGCAGGACAGCAATATCTATGACCACGTTCGAAAACATGTGGTTGCAACAATGCAGGGAAAACGCCAGGTTATCCTCGCACATTTCTCAGAAGGCTCATTGGCGCGCAATAAAACCGTACTGGCGGATCATGGAATTGCCCCCGTTCAGGAAATCACTGATTTCAAGGAAATTGGATCCGGAAAAGGATCGAAACCAGTTGGCCTTACCGTTTTGCCAATTGAGCATGGTTTTGAAGCCCCTGACTTTGTGATCCTGAGTGAACAGGATATCCTCGGAGATCGGTTGGCGCGGCCTAAGCGTGCTGCCCGTAAAGGCAGTGAATTTATTGCGGAGGCGTCCCAGTTGGGGGAAGGGGATTACGTTGTTCATGTGGAACATGGCATTGGACAATATACGGGCCTTCAAACAATCGATATTTCAGGCGCGCCTCATGATTGTGTCGCCCTTCATTATGCAGGCGGCGACAAGATTTACCTGCCCGTTGAAAATATCGAAATGCTGTCCCGTTATGGCGGTGCGGACAGTGCTGCGGTTCTTGATAAACTTGGCGGATCCGGTTGGCAGGCCCGTAAGGCCAAGCTGAAGAAAAAAGTAATGGAGATGGCGGATCAGTTGATCGCCATTGCAGCCGCGCGTGAACTTCGTAAAGGGGAACGATTGACACCGCCAGTTGGCGCGTATGCTGAATTCTGTGCTGCCTTTCCTTTTGATGAGACGGAAGATCAATTGCGGGCCATTGGCGATGTGATCAGTGATTTGTCATCAGGTAAACCAATGGACCGACTTGTGTGCGGTGATGTTGGCTTTGGTAAAACGGAAGTGGCCTTGCGGGCGGCCTTTATTGCGGCGTTGTCTGGCAAACAGGTGGCCATTGTCACCCCGACCACATTGCTGGCCCGTCAACATTACAGAACATTTTCAGAACGCTTTACTGGGCTTCCAGTAAATGTAGCGCAACTGTCCCGTATGGTGACAGCAAAAGAAGCCAATGTCACCAAAGCAGGGCTTGCAAGTGGTCAGGTGGATATTGTCGTTGGTACCCATGCGCTTTTGGGTAAGTCGGTAAATATCAAAAATCTGGGCCTTGTCATTGTGGATGAGGAACAGCATTTCGGTGTTGCCCACAAAGAGCGCCTGAAAGAAATGCGGTCTGATCTTCATGTTTTGACCCTGACTGCGACACCGATCCCGAGAACCCTGCAGCTTGCCATGACGGGTATTCGGGATTTGTCTATCATCGCGACACCGCCTGTGGATCGTTTGGCAGTCCGGACTTTTGTGCTGCCGTTTGATCCGGTGGTTATTCGCGAAGCCTTGATGCGTGAACATTACCGTGGTGGTCAAAGCTTCTTTGTCTGCCCACGCCTTAAAGATCTGGATGAAGTTGGGCAGTACTTGCGTGAACAAGTTCCTGAAGTGAAGTTTGTCACTGCCCATGGGCAAATGTCAGCCAAGGATCTGGATGATGTCATGAATGCCTTCTATGACGGGCAGTATGATGTTCTTGTTGCGACCAATATCGTAGAAAGTGGATTGGATATTCCGCGGGCGAATACACTGGTGACCTATCGGGCTGATATGTTTGGGTTGGCACAGCTATACCAAATCCGGGGGCGCATTGGCCGGTCCAAAACCCGGGCATATGCTTATCTTACGATGCCACCGCGCAAGAAACCGACCGAAGCTGCCGAGAAACGCTTACGCGTTCTTCAGTCCCTGGATACATTGGGGGCAGGATTTACACTCGCAAGCCATGATCTGGACATCCGCGGTGCTGGTAATCTCCTTGGGCAGGAACAGTCCGGCCATGTAAAAGAGGTTGGGTTTGAGCTTTATCAGGAGATGTTGGAAGAAGCGGTTGCCAATGCAAGAGCATCAGATTTCGAAGATGGAGCAGAAGCTGAAGATAAATGGTCACCAACCATCAATATCGGTACGTCCGTCTTGATCCCTGATAAATATGTGGCAGATCTGTCGTTGCGTATGGAATTATACCGCCGCGTTGCGGCCCTTGATACGCGTGCAGAAATTGACGGCTTTGCTGTTGAATTGGTGGACCGTTTTGGCCCGATGCCGGATGAGGTTGAGCATCTGATTAAGGTCATGACCATCAAACAATATTGTCGTCAGGCAAATATCGAAAAAATTGAGGCGGGACCAAAAGGCGCTGTTCTGACGTTCAGAAATAATGACTTTGCCAATCCGGGCGGATTGGTTGAATTCATCTCCCGTCAGCCGGGAAGTGCAAAATTACGCGGGGATCACAAGCTGGTTTACACGCGCAGCTGGAACCACGCGGAAGACAGGCTTTCAGGCGTGACGGTACTTGCAGAAAATCTGTCGCGTATCGCCAGCGCCTGA